The DNA segment TGCCACACGCCGCCGGCATGGCCGGGCGGCACGGATCGCCAACCGGCTCCCGCGGAAGGGCCCCGGCCGCGCACGCAGCCGTGCAGCAGTCCGCGATGCCTGAGCTGGATTGTGCTCGGGTGACAGGCTGCAAATCTCACACGGTCTATGGCTCGGGATAAACTGATGTTGGCGTGGCACCGCGGTGCACGCTGCTCCTTATCGTCCTGAAAGTGATGATCGACCCCAGGACGACGAAAACCACCAGCACGATCAACTCAATCAACTTCGGACCGTTCCTTTCCGACAGCAGTGACTTGACGCCACCGAGATCTCTACGCAGCATGATGACTCCCACTGGTCCCGTCATGTTGTGGTCCTGTCACGACCCGCAACTTCAGGCTCCACCGAATGCACACACGGGAGCTGAAGCGCGTCGACTCCGTACATCAGACCAAGAACTTACACTCGTATCTCAGCCCGCCACGACTAGTACGTGAGGGCGATACTAATCACAGCTAGGTGCATGCGGCGTGCCAGAGATTGGGGTCCAGTGGGCTGGCAACCAGTGTGTCTCCGGGCAGTTACAGGAACGCTCTCAAGGGTGAGAAGCGCTTCACTGCCCGTGGCGCAGAACGCCGCAGCCTATCAGCCCGTATCTTCGAATGTTAGATCGATGCGACAATCCGAGATGGTTTGCCCGGGTTCGAACGCGTGCAGCGATGGCTACGGAACTGGCGAGTGCGATTCCTCGCCGAGTTCCAAGCCGCCCGTCATTCCGACGCCGTGACCAGCTCTGTCTCCACCGGGAGACTCACGGCCTCCGGCATGAGGTAGCCGTCGTCGTCATGCGGGGTGAACCAGCTCTTGGTCCGGGCATGAGTCGGCGGAACGATTCCGTGGCGCTTCATGATCCGGTAGAGGCTGGGTCGAACGACGCCCAGCAGTGCGGCCGCTTCCGCCACATCGTTGCCAGTCTGCTGAAGCGCGCGCTCGACGGTCTCGCGCTCGGCCCTGTCCAAGGCCGCCTTCAACGTCGTCTTCTCTATTTCTCCTACCATGTTGCTGTCAATACTACTGGGAAGCCCGCTTCGTGCGCTCTTAACGTTCACTGCGGACGTCCCGCGTCATCCTTAATACATCCTGTCTGCCGGCCCCGCGTAGCTCGTCCCGTGTCATGCCATGCGGAAGCGCGGCAATTCTTCCAATTCACCTCTCTGCACCTTGACTGATCCAATCCATGGTCACCTGAGGCCACGTGCAGCCGGACGTGGAGGTTGGCACGTCCGGCTGCATGCTAAGGCGGCAATTGCCGGAGACCAAAGAGGCGAATCTCCCGCAGTCCGCGACGGTTCGCGATGTAACCCGTGGCTTGAGCATCAGGCTGGATGCACTTTATGATCCCACATCCCTTAACCCCGAGCAACTCGTACATTGCATCAATCGTGCCAAAGACAAGAGAATGCTGCAATTAAACGGGCCACCGCGCTATCAGGCAGAAGCCACTCGGGGCGAGGACTACTCAAGGCTGTTGTCGCCTGCAGAGAATCACATCGGTACAGGTCTTGTCTCCCCTGAGATACTAGCCGTCTTCGGCAGGAGACACGCTCGCTTGTGGTGAAGAGCGCGGTCACGACAGTCGCCGATCGGAGACAAGTCAATAACCGGAAGCGCAGTCAGGTCGATGGGCTCGGACTACAATGGGCGCAGAAAGCCAGCAGCGCAGGGCGTGCCAACTGCATCGCGCCGGCGCTCGGAAGAGCACGTCCTGTTGAGACTGGACGGCTGGGTGTCGGCGACGAGAGCGTGCGGACACGTCACGACCCGGGCGACAGGATCCTCGGCTCGGGCACGTCCGGCAAAAGTGGCTGTCACCCAACGGCGACTGCCCGCGAAACGATGACGCAGTCGGATATCCCGGTGGACCCAGGTTCTGTTCTCGCGCACCTGCAATTGAGACGATGGAGAGGAATCACTCGCAGATAACAGGGCGATGGTTGTACCGGAGGACCTCGACGGCGACTTTCAGGCCGCTACTGTCACCGCCCGCTCAGGCATTGGTCGGGTGGCTTCGCGTTCACGGGAATGTCGAACTGAGCCGGGATTTCCACTGTTCGGACAGGGTTGAAGACTCGATACCCGTACTCATCAGCGCGTCACGGCTGCGCTCACGGCCATGTGACCGAGTAGAGCCTCACCGGCTGGTGGTCGGCATAGAAGTTGTCAAATACGTCCCATCTTCCGAGTTCCACGGCCTCCGCTCCCTCCCATTCCGCGACCTGCACTATGTTGGATGAAAGCACAATCATGTACCTGGGATGGCAATCCCCGATTCGTTTGGACTGGTCTGTGCCAGGCAGAGTGTTGACTCCGTTGGTGCCGGTCTCGAGCGACACGGAGCTCGCGATGTCTCCATACAACAGGACACCGCGGGAAGTGCCTTCCCGTTCTCTGATGATCTTCCCGACTGCCTGCGTCATGTTGTAAAAGGAATATCTCGGTCGTGCAAGATAGGACACTATCCGCCAGCCTTCTATTAAGGAAAGCGCCGCGAGAACAACGGCCGGTATGATTGCAGCGGCAG comes from the bacterium genome and includes:
- a CDS encoding helix-turn-helix domain-containing protein, with amino-acid sequence MKAALDRAERETVERALQQTGNDVAEAAALLGVVRPSLYRIMKRHGIVPPTHARTKSWFTPHDDDGYLMPEAVSLPVETELVTASE